The genomic region AGCGCTGGATGCGGGCGCGGTTCTTGGTCTGGCGGGCCCGCGCGGAGGTGCCGATCCACTCCTGCTCGGCGGCCAGGGCCCGCATGCGCGCGGTTTCCTCCTTCTCCTCCTGGGCGAGGCGCTTGCGCTTCTGGTCGAGCCAGGAAGAGTAGTTGCCCTCGAACGGATAACCGCGGCCGCGCTCGATCTCGAGGATCCAGTTGGTGACGTTCTCGAGGAAGTAGCGGTCATGGGTGACCACCAGCACGGTGCCCGCATACTCGCGCAGCGTCTTTTCCAGCCACGCGACCGATTCGGCGTCGAGGTGGTTGGTCGGCTCGTCGAGCAGCAGCAGGTCGGGCTTTTCCAGCAACAGGCGGCAGAGCGCGACCCGGCGGCGCTCGCCGCCCGAGAGATTGGTGACCTTGGTGTCGGGCGCCGGGCAGCGCAGCGCGTCCAGCGCGATCTCGATGCGGCGGTCGAGCTCCCAGCCGTCCTCGTGGTCGATCTTCTCCTGCAGCTCGGCCTGCTCGGCCAGCAGGGTGTTCATCTCCTCGTCGCTCATCGGCTCGGCGAAGCGGTTGGAGATCTCGTTGAACCGCTCGATGGCCGCCTTGAGCGACCCGAACGCCTCCAGGACGTTTTCGGCGACGGTCTTGTCCGGGTCGAGCCGCGGTTCCTGCGGCAGGTAGCCGACCCGCGCCCCTTCCGCGGCCCAGGCCTCGCCGCCGAATTCGGTCTCGATCCCGGCCATGATCTTGAGCAGGGTGGACTTGCCGGCGCCGTTGACGCCGAGCACGCCGATCTTCACGCCGGGCAGGAACGAAAGGGTGATGCCCTTGAAGACCTCCCGGCCGCCGGGGAAGGCCTTGGTCAGGTCTTTCATCACATAGACGTACTGGTAGCTGGCCATCGGCTGGCTCCCTTCCGGGCGGGCTTTGGACGTTGGGGGATCTGGCCGATGTTCTAGGGGGCGTGAGGCCGCTGTGCAAATGCCGCGGACGGGAAGCGGCCGCCTGCGCCCGGCAGGGCTCGAACCTGCGACCAAGCCGTTATGAGCGGCCCGCTCTGACCAACTGAGCTACAGGCGCGCGGCCCGCGTATCATCGACCAGCCGCGCGCGTTGCGCAACCAGGAGAGCGCGCCGGGCAGCCCCCTCCCCTTGCCG from Rhodovastum atsumiense harbors:
- the ettA gene encoding energy-dependent translational throttle protein EttA; the protein is MASYQYVYVMKDLTKAFPGGREVFKGITLSFLPGVKIGVLGVNGAGKSTLLKIMAGIETEFGGEAWAAEGARVGYLPQEPRLDPDKTVAENVLEAFGSLKAAIERFNEISNRFAEPMSDEEMNTLLAEQAELQEKIDHEDGWELDRRIEIALDALRCPAPDTKVTNLSGGERRRVALCRLLLEKPDLLLLDEPTNHLDAESVAWLEKTLREYAGTVLVVTHDRYFLENVTNWILEIERGRGYPFEGNYSSWLDQKRKRLAQEEKEETARMRALAAEQEWIGTSARARQTKNRARIQRYEELLQQSQEQAAGVAEIVITPGPRLGNVVIEAEDLAKGYNDRMLIDGLSFKLPPGGIVGVIGPNGAGKTTLFRMITGQEQPDAGSLRIGETVRLGYVDQSRDSLDANKTVWEEISGGTDVIYLGKRAVPSRAYVGAFNFKGSDQQKKVGILSGGERNRVHLAKMLKAEHNVILLDEPTNDLDVDTLRALEDALTEFAGCAVIISHDRWFLDRLATHILAFEGDSHVEWFEGNFQAYEEDKRRRLGADATEPHRIKYRPLQR